From a region of the Panicum virgatum strain AP13 chromosome 2K, P.virgatum_v5, whole genome shotgun sequence genome:
- the LOC120676136 gene encoding putative disease resistance protein RGA1 isoform X1 encodes MVGPEMLVAAAVNQVARKINEVIGVAQGEVKLCCSFDDDLESIKDTLVYLEGLLKNAENNSFGSERANLRHWLGQIKCLAYDIEDIVDGYYSSKEQYEGSSCAQKGSLLCSLSNPMLSKVSMVYKMKSKRELLQTRQHLPTQYHFISHINSVVNFDERQTTSYRNNDIKIVGRDQELECIMGMLKQINVKELTIISIVGPVGLGKTNLAQHIFNDKRTETFRFKIWVHVSMGNINLERIGRDIVLQTTERIEGSMQMQSIKNAVQDILNRYRCLIVLDSLWGKDEEVNELKQMLLTGKTESKIIVTTHSSKVAELVSTVPPHKLSVLSEDDCSSIFCQRAMTGYSDPLFREYGEEIVRRCKGIPLVANFLGSVVNAQRQRREIWKAAKDDDMWKIEEDYPENKILPVFPSFKIIYYNMPHELRLCFVYCSIFPKGYVIDKKKLIQQWIALDMIESKHGTLPLDVTAEKYIDELKDIYFLQVLERPQINAGISNNSDEMLCMDSLAHDLARSVAGEDILVILDAENERCNRNYDYRYAQVCTSSLQSIGSKAWPSKARSLIFKTSGAELQHVSEVLSVNKYLRVLDLSGCSVKELPAPVFQLKQLRYLDASTLSITDLPPQISGFHKLQTLDLSGTEVTELPAFISNLKTLKYLNLQGCQKLQQLNNLDLLHELQYLNLSCCPEVRRFPASLENLRKLRFLNLSECSKLPTLPEELLQSFSSFSSIVDLNLSGFEFRMLPDFFGNICSLQFLNLSKCSKLELLPQSFGQLAYLKGLNLSFCSDLKLPKSFEYLTSLQFLNLSHCPSVEYLPCSFHRLSNLEYLYLSQCVGLKALPKSLSNHKKLQIEVLGCQNCVVQSCSLSIGSWQSHQWSQQVEEVGTSSAISDITPEEPANRDKKEGISASDVDEVDYPRNNMKQKLTFAYHMDEQKSEEPEFINKPNSNGEIVQVIPGQQFTSSPSRFSSIASSSSAVFVSGSSSDVSIADHPLSNDETAGLVYILKRNARNLKCRQKMAGFRNMMKHRHHTYRHVRMKPPLPNEALATILPTTVENITSACSAVGRTQGLCETAK; translated from the exons ATGGTTGGCCCCGAGATGCTCGTGGCCGCGGCGGTGAACCAGGTCGCCCGGAAGATCAACGAGGTCATCGGCGTGGCGCAGGGCGAGGTGAAGCTGTGCTGCAGCTTCGACGACGACCTCGAGAGCATCAAGGACACCCTGGTGTACCTGGAGGGCCTGCTGAAGAACGCGGAGAACAACTCCTTTGGGAGCGAGAGGGCGAACCTGCGGCACTGGCTCGGCCAGATCAAGTGCCTGGCTTACGACATCGAGGACATCGTTGATGGGTACTACTCGTCCAAGGAGCAATATGAGGGAAGCAGCTGCGCTCAGAAG GGATCGTTGCTCTGCTCTTTATCCAATCCGATGCTTTCAAAAGTCAGCATGGTTTATAAGATGAAATCCAAGAGGGAGTTATTACAAACAAGACAACATTTACCTACCCAATATCATTTCATCTCACATATTAACTCAGTGGTAAATTTTGATGAGAGACAGACAACATCATACAGAAATAATGATATCAAAATTGTTGGGAGGGATCAAGAATTGGAATGTATTATGGGCATGTTAAAGCAGATCAATGTGAAAGAGCTTACCATTATTTCCATAGTTGGGCCAGTGGGTCTTGGGAAGACAAACCTTGCCCAACATATTTTCAATGATAAAAGAACAGAGACATTCAGATTCAAGATATGGGTTCATGTTTCCATGGGCAATATCAACCTTGAAAGAATTGGGAGAGATATAGTTTTGCAAACTACAGAAAGGATTGAGGGAAGCATGCAGATGCAGTCAATCAAGAATGCTGTTCAAGACATACTTAATAGGTATAGATGCTTAATAGTGTTGGATAGCTTGTGGGGCAAAGATGAAGAAGTGAATGAGCTGAAGCAGATGTTGCTTACAGGGAAGACAGAAAGCAAGATCATAGTGACCACTCACAGCAGTAAAGTAGCTGAGCTGGTGTCCACTGTGCCACCACACAAATTGTCTGTTTTGTCAGAAGATGATTGTTCAAGTATATTCTGTCAAAGGGCAATGACAGGTTATAGTGACCCACTTTTCAGGGAATATGGAGAAGAAATTGTGAGGAGATGTAAAGGCATACCATTGGTAGCCAACTTTCTTGGATCTGTGGTGAATGCTCAAAGACAGAGGCGTGAGATATGGAAAGCTGCAAAGGATGACGACATGTGGAAGATAGAGGAAGACTACCCCGAAAACAAAATTTTGCCAGTATTTCCATCGTTCAAGATAATATACTACAATATGCCCCATGAGCTAAGGTTATGCTTTGTATATTGTTCAATCTTCCCTAAAGGATATGTCATTGATAAGAAAAAACTTATTCAGCAATGGATTGCACTTGACATGATTGAATCCAAACATGGAACCTTGCCGCTTGATGTTACTGCTGAGAAATACATTGATGAACTTAAAGATATTTATTTCCTTCAAGTTCTAGAGAGGCCTCAG ATTAATGCAGGAATTTCCAATAATTCTGATGAAATGCTCTGCATGGATAGTTTGGCACACGATCTTGCTAGGTCAGTTGCTGGTGAAGATATCCTTGTGATCTTAGATGCTGAGAATGAACGCTGCAATAGAAATTATGATTACCGTTATGCACAAGTGTGCACTTCTAGCTTGCAATCAATAGGTAGCAAAGCTTGGCCTTCCAAGGCAAGGTCTCTAATTTTCAAGACAAGTGGTGCAGAATTGCAGCATGTCAGTGAAGTTCTTTCAGTGAACAAATATTTGCGTGTTTTGGATCTCAGTGGATGTTCTGTTAAGGAGTTACCTGCTCCCGTTTTTCAGCTGAAACAGCTGAGATACCTCGACGCTTCAACTTTGTCCATTACAGATCTGCCTCCCCAAATTAGTGGCTTTCATAAGCTGCAGACATTGGATCTGTCAGGAACTGAAGTAACAGAGCTACCAGCCTTCATTAGTAACTTAAAGACGCTGAAGTATTTGAATCTCCAAGGTTGCCAGAAACTTCAGCAATTGAATAACCTAGATTTGCTGCATGAGTTACAATATTTAAATTTATCATGCTGCCCTGAAGTTAGAAGGTTTCCTGCATCTCTGGAAAATCTCAGGAAACTTCGTTTCTTGAACCTTTCGGAGTGTTCTAAGCTTCCAACATTGCCTGAAGAACTATTGCAGTCATTCTCTAGCTTTTCTTCCATTGTGGATTTGAACTTAAGTGGTTTTGAGTTCCGAATGCTCCCTGACTTTTTTGGCAACATTTGTTCACTTCAGTTCTTGAATCTGTCAAAATGCTCTAAACTTGAGCTACTACCCCAATCATTTGGTCAGCTTGCATATTTGAAAGGCTTGAACCTTTCATTCTGCTCTGATCTTAAACTCCCAAAATCTTTTGAATACCTTACTTCTCTTCAGTTTCTGAATCTCTCACACTGTCCTAGTGTAGAATATTTGCCATGTTCTTTTCACAGACTTAGTAATCTGGAGTACCTTTATTTATCACAATGTGTTGGACTCAAAGCATTACCCAAGTCACTTTCAAACCACAAAAAACTCCAAATTGAGGTTTTGGGGTGCCAGAATTGTGTAGTGCAGTCCTGTTCTCTAAGCATTGGAAGTTGGCAATCCCATCAATGGTCACAGCAAGTTGAGGAAGTTGGAACAAGTAGTGCTATTTCAGATATCACTCCTGAGGAGCCTGCAAACAGAGACAAGAAAGAAGGAATAAGCGCATCAGACGTTGATGAAGTTGATTATCCACGAAACAATATGAAGCAAAAATTGACATTTGCTTATCATATGGATGAACAGAAAAGTGAAGAACCTGAATTTATTAACAAG CCAAACTCAAATGGAGAGATAGTACAAGTAATCCCTGGACAACAATTCACATCCTCTCCATCTCGTTTTTCTTCCATTGCATCAAGTTCAAGTGCAGTGTTTGTATCTGGCTCCTCATCAGATGTCTCAATAGCCGACCATCCATTGTCCAATGATGAAACAGCAGGTTTG GTTTACATCCTGAAAAGAAATGCAAGGAACCTCAAGTGCCGGCAGAAGATGGCCGGATTTCGGAACATGATGAAGCATCGTCATCACACATACCGTCACGTCCGCATGAAGCCGCCGCTGCCAAACGAAGCATTGGCAACCATATTACCGACCACAGTGGAGAATATCACTTCAGCGTGCAGTGCAGTGGGCCGAACCCAGGGGTTGTGTGAGACAGCAAAGTAG
- the LOC120676136 gene encoding putative disease resistance protein RGA1 isoform X2 — protein MVGPEMLVAAAVNQVARKINEVIGVAQGEVKLCCSFDDDLESIKDTLVYLEGLLKNAENNSFGSERANLRHWLGQIKCLAYDIEDIVDGYYSSKEQYEGSSCAQKGSLLCSLSNPMLSKVSMVYKMKSKRELLQTRQHLPTQYHFISHINSVVNFDERQTTSYRNNDIKIVGRDQELECIMGMLKQINVKELTIISIVGPVGLGKTNLAQHIFNDKRTETFRFKIWVHVSMGNINLERIGRDIVLQTTERIEGSMQMQSIKNAVQDILNRYRCLIVLDSLWGKDEEVNELKQMLLTGKTESKIIVTTHSSKVAELVSTVPPHKLSVLSEDDCSSIFCQRAMTGYSDPLFREYGEEIVRRCKGIPLVANFLGSVVNAQRQRREIWKAAKDDDMWKIEEDYPENKILPVFPSFKIIYYNMPHELRLCFVYCSIFPKGYVIDKKKLIQQWIALDMIESKHGTLPLDVTAEKYIDELKDIYFLQVLERPQINAGISNNSDEMLCMDSLAHDLARSVAGEDILVILDAENERCNRNYDYRYAQVCTSSLQSIGSKAWPSKARSLIFKTSGAELQHVSEVLSVNKYLRVLDLSGCSVKELPAPVFQLKQLRYLDASTLSITDLPPQISGFHKLQTLDLSGTEVTELPAFISNLKTLKYLNLQGCQKLQQLNNLDLLHELQYLNLSCCPEVRRFPASLENLRKLRFLNLSECSKLPTLPEELLQSFSSFSSIVDLNLSGFEFRMLPDFFGNICSLQFLNLSKCSKLELLPQSFGQLAYLKGLNLSFCSDLKLPKSFEYLTSLQFLNLSHCPSVEYLPCSFHRLSNLEYLYLSQCVGLKALPKSLSNHKKLQIEVLGCQNCVVQSCSLSIGSWQSHQWSQQVEEVGTSSAISDITPEEPANRDKKEGISASDVDEVDYPRNNMKQKLTFAYHMDEQKSEEPEFINKPNSNGEIVQVIPGQQFTSSPSRFSSIASSSSAVFVSGSSSDVSIADHPLSNDETAVGLHPEKKCKEPQVPAEDGRISEHDEASSSHIPSRPHEAAAAKRSIGNHITDHSGEYHFSVQCSGPNPGVV, from the exons ATGGTTGGCCCCGAGATGCTCGTGGCCGCGGCGGTGAACCAGGTCGCCCGGAAGATCAACGAGGTCATCGGCGTGGCGCAGGGCGAGGTGAAGCTGTGCTGCAGCTTCGACGACGACCTCGAGAGCATCAAGGACACCCTGGTGTACCTGGAGGGCCTGCTGAAGAACGCGGAGAACAACTCCTTTGGGAGCGAGAGGGCGAACCTGCGGCACTGGCTCGGCCAGATCAAGTGCCTGGCTTACGACATCGAGGACATCGTTGATGGGTACTACTCGTCCAAGGAGCAATATGAGGGAAGCAGCTGCGCTCAGAAG GGATCGTTGCTCTGCTCTTTATCCAATCCGATGCTTTCAAAAGTCAGCATGGTTTATAAGATGAAATCCAAGAGGGAGTTATTACAAACAAGACAACATTTACCTACCCAATATCATTTCATCTCACATATTAACTCAGTGGTAAATTTTGATGAGAGACAGACAACATCATACAGAAATAATGATATCAAAATTGTTGGGAGGGATCAAGAATTGGAATGTATTATGGGCATGTTAAAGCAGATCAATGTGAAAGAGCTTACCATTATTTCCATAGTTGGGCCAGTGGGTCTTGGGAAGACAAACCTTGCCCAACATATTTTCAATGATAAAAGAACAGAGACATTCAGATTCAAGATATGGGTTCATGTTTCCATGGGCAATATCAACCTTGAAAGAATTGGGAGAGATATAGTTTTGCAAACTACAGAAAGGATTGAGGGAAGCATGCAGATGCAGTCAATCAAGAATGCTGTTCAAGACATACTTAATAGGTATAGATGCTTAATAGTGTTGGATAGCTTGTGGGGCAAAGATGAAGAAGTGAATGAGCTGAAGCAGATGTTGCTTACAGGGAAGACAGAAAGCAAGATCATAGTGACCACTCACAGCAGTAAAGTAGCTGAGCTGGTGTCCACTGTGCCACCACACAAATTGTCTGTTTTGTCAGAAGATGATTGTTCAAGTATATTCTGTCAAAGGGCAATGACAGGTTATAGTGACCCACTTTTCAGGGAATATGGAGAAGAAATTGTGAGGAGATGTAAAGGCATACCATTGGTAGCCAACTTTCTTGGATCTGTGGTGAATGCTCAAAGACAGAGGCGTGAGATATGGAAAGCTGCAAAGGATGACGACATGTGGAAGATAGAGGAAGACTACCCCGAAAACAAAATTTTGCCAGTATTTCCATCGTTCAAGATAATATACTACAATATGCCCCATGAGCTAAGGTTATGCTTTGTATATTGTTCAATCTTCCCTAAAGGATATGTCATTGATAAGAAAAAACTTATTCAGCAATGGATTGCACTTGACATGATTGAATCCAAACATGGAACCTTGCCGCTTGATGTTACTGCTGAGAAATACATTGATGAACTTAAAGATATTTATTTCCTTCAAGTTCTAGAGAGGCCTCAG ATTAATGCAGGAATTTCCAATAATTCTGATGAAATGCTCTGCATGGATAGTTTGGCACACGATCTTGCTAGGTCAGTTGCTGGTGAAGATATCCTTGTGATCTTAGATGCTGAGAATGAACGCTGCAATAGAAATTATGATTACCGTTATGCACAAGTGTGCACTTCTAGCTTGCAATCAATAGGTAGCAAAGCTTGGCCTTCCAAGGCAAGGTCTCTAATTTTCAAGACAAGTGGTGCAGAATTGCAGCATGTCAGTGAAGTTCTTTCAGTGAACAAATATTTGCGTGTTTTGGATCTCAGTGGATGTTCTGTTAAGGAGTTACCTGCTCCCGTTTTTCAGCTGAAACAGCTGAGATACCTCGACGCTTCAACTTTGTCCATTACAGATCTGCCTCCCCAAATTAGTGGCTTTCATAAGCTGCAGACATTGGATCTGTCAGGAACTGAAGTAACAGAGCTACCAGCCTTCATTAGTAACTTAAAGACGCTGAAGTATTTGAATCTCCAAGGTTGCCAGAAACTTCAGCAATTGAATAACCTAGATTTGCTGCATGAGTTACAATATTTAAATTTATCATGCTGCCCTGAAGTTAGAAGGTTTCCTGCATCTCTGGAAAATCTCAGGAAACTTCGTTTCTTGAACCTTTCGGAGTGTTCTAAGCTTCCAACATTGCCTGAAGAACTATTGCAGTCATTCTCTAGCTTTTCTTCCATTGTGGATTTGAACTTAAGTGGTTTTGAGTTCCGAATGCTCCCTGACTTTTTTGGCAACATTTGTTCACTTCAGTTCTTGAATCTGTCAAAATGCTCTAAACTTGAGCTACTACCCCAATCATTTGGTCAGCTTGCATATTTGAAAGGCTTGAACCTTTCATTCTGCTCTGATCTTAAACTCCCAAAATCTTTTGAATACCTTACTTCTCTTCAGTTTCTGAATCTCTCACACTGTCCTAGTGTAGAATATTTGCCATGTTCTTTTCACAGACTTAGTAATCTGGAGTACCTTTATTTATCACAATGTGTTGGACTCAAAGCATTACCCAAGTCACTTTCAAACCACAAAAAACTCCAAATTGAGGTTTTGGGGTGCCAGAATTGTGTAGTGCAGTCCTGTTCTCTAAGCATTGGAAGTTGGCAATCCCATCAATGGTCACAGCAAGTTGAGGAAGTTGGAACAAGTAGTGCTATTTCAGATATCACTCCTGAGGAGCCTGCAAACAGAGACAAGAAAGAAGGAATAAGCGCATCAGACGTTGATGAAGTTGATTATCCACGAAACAATATGAAGCAAAAATTGACATTTGCTTATCATATGGATGAACAGAAAAGTGAAGAACCTGAATTTATTAACAAG CCAAACTCAAATGGAGAGATAGTACAAGTAATCCCTGGACAACAATTCACATCCTCTCCATCTCGTTTTTCTTCCATTGCATCAAGTTCAAGTGCAGTGTTTGTATCTGGCTCCTCATCAGATGTCTCAATAGCCGACCATCCATTGTCCAATGATGAAACAGCAG TAGGTTTACATCCTGAAAAGAAATGCAAGGAACCTCAAGTGCCGGCAGAAGATGGCCGGATTTCGGAACATGATGAAGCATCGTCATCACACATACCGTCACGTCCGCATGAAGCCGCCGCTGCCAAACGAAGCATTGGCAACCATATTACCGACCACAGTGGAGAATATCACTTCAGCGTGCAGTGCAGTGGGCCGAACCCAGGGGTTGTGTGA
- the LOC120676136 gene encoding putative disease resistance protein RGA1 isoform X3, whose amino-acid sequence MVGPEMLVAAAVNQVARKINEVIGVAQGEVKLCCSFDDDLESIKDTLVYLEGLLKNAENNSFGSERANLRHWLGQIKCLAYDIEDIVDGYYSSKEQYEGSSCAQKGSLLCSLSNPMLSKVSMVYKMKSKRELLQTRQHLPTQYHFISHINSVVNFDERQTTSYRNNDIKIVGRDQELECIMGMLKQINVKELTIISIVGPVGLGKTNLAQHIFNDKRTETFRFKIWVHVSMGNINLERIGRDIVLQTTERIEGSMQMQSIKNAVQDILNRYRCLIVLDSLWGKDEEVNELKQMLLTGKTESKIIVTTHSSKVAELVSTVPPHKLSVLSEDDCSSIFCQRAMTGYSDPLFREYGEEIVRRCKGIPLVANFLGSVVNAQRQRREIWKAAKDDDMWKIEEDYPENKILPVFPSFKIIYYNMPHELRLCFVYCSIFPKGYVIDKKKLIQQWIALDMIESKHGTLPLDVTAEKYIDELKDIYFLQVLERPQINAGISNNSDEMLCMDSLAHDLARSVAGEDILVILDAENERCNRNYDYRYAQVCTSSLQSIGSKAWPSKARSLIFKTSGAELQHVSEVLSVNKYLRVLDLSGCSVKELPAPVFQLKQLRYLDASTLSITDLPPQISGFHKLQTLDLSGTEVTELPAFISNLKTLKYLNLQGCQKLQQLNNLDLLHELQYLNLSCCPEVRRFPASLENLRKLRFLNLSECSKLPTLPEELLQSFSSFSSIVDLNLSGFEFRMLPDFFGNICSLQFLNLSKCSKLELLPQSFGQLAYLKGLNLSFCSDLKLPKSFEYLTSLQFLNLSHCPSVEYLPCSFHRLSNLEYLYLSQCVGLKALPKSLSNHKKLQIEVLGCQNCVVQSCSLSIGSWQSHQWSQQVEEVGTSSAISDITPEEPANRDKKEGISASDVDEVDYPRNNMKQKLTFAYHMDEQKSEEPEFINKPNSNGEIVQVIPGQQFTSSPSRFSSIASSSSAVFVSGSSSDVSIADHPLSNDETAGLHPEKKCKEPQVPAEDGRISEHDEASSSHIPSRPHEAAAAKRSIGNHITDHSGEYHFSVQCSGPNPGVV is encoded by the exons ATGGTTGGCCCCGAGATGCTCGTGGCCGCGGCGGTGAACCAGGTCGCCCGGAAGATCAACGAGGTCATCGGCGTGGCGCAGGGCGAGGTGAAGCTGTGCTGCAGCTTCGACGACGACCTCGAGAGCATCAAGGACACCCTGGTGTACCTGGAGGGCCTGCTGAAGAACGCGGAGAACAACTCCTTTGGGAGCGAGAGGGCGAACCTGCGGCACTGGCTCGGCCAGATCAAGTGCCTGGCTTACGACATCGAGGACATCGTTGATGGGTACTACTCGTCCAAGGAGCAATATGAGGGAAGCAGCTGCGCTCAGAAG GGATCGTTGCTCTGCTCTTTATCCAATCCGATGCTTTCAAAAGTCAGCATGGTTTATAAGATGAAATCCAAGAGGGAGTTATTACAAACAAGACAACATTTACCTACCCAATATCATTTCATCTCACATATTAACTCAGTGGTAAATTTTGATGAGAGACAGACAACATCATACAGAAATAATGATATCAAAATTGTTGGGAGGGATCAAGAATTGGAATGTATTATGGGCATGTTAAAGCAGATCAATGTGAAAGAGCTTACCATTATTTCCATAGTTGGGCCAGTGGGTCTTGGGAAGACAAACCTTGCCCAACATATTTTCAATGATAAAAGAACAGAGACATTCAGATTCAAGATATGGGTTCATGTTTCCATGGGCAATATCAACCTTGAAAGAATTGGGAGAGATATAGTTTTGCAAACTACAGAAAGGATTGAGGGAAGCATGCAGATGCAGTCAATCAAGAATGCTGTTCAAGACATACTTAATAGGTATAGATGCTTAATAGTGTTGGATAGCTTGTGGGGCAAAGATGAAGAAGTGAATGAGCTGAAGCAGATGTTGCTTACAGGGAAGACAGAAAGCAAGATCATAGTGACCACTCACAGCAGTAAAGTAGCTGAGCTGGTGTCCACTGTGCCACCACACAAATTGTCTGTTTTGTCAGAAGATGATTGTTCAAGTATATTCTGTCAAAGGGCAATGACAGGTTATAGTGACCCACTTTTCAGGGAATATGGAGAAGAAATTGTGAGGAGATGTAAAGGCATACCATTGGTAGCCAACTTTCTTGGATCTGTGGTGAATGCTCAAAGACAGAGGCGTGAGATATGGAAAGCTGCAAAGGATGACGACATGTGGAAGATAGAGGAAGACTACCCCGAAAACAAAATTTTGCCAGTATTTCCATCGTTCAAGATAATATACTACAATATGCCCCATGAGCTAAGGTTATGCTTTGTATATTGTTCAATCTTCCCTAAAGGATATGTCATTGATAAGAAAAAACTTATTCAGCAATGGATTGCACTTGACATGATTGAATCCAAACATGGAACCTTGCCGCTTGATGTTACTGCTGAGAAATACATTGATGAACTTAAAGATATTTATTTCCTTCAAGTTCTAGAGAGGCCTCAG ATTAATGCAGGAATTTCCAATAATTCTGATGAAATGCTCTGCATGGATAGTTTGGCACACGATCTTGCTAGGTCAGTTGCTGGTGAAGATATCCTTGTGATCTTAGATGCTGAGAATGAACGCTGCAATAGAAATTATGATTACCGTTATGCACAAGTGTGCACTTCTAGCTTGCAATCAATAGGTAGCAAAGCTTGGCCTTCCAAGGCAAGGTCTCTAATTTTCAAGACAAGTGGTGCAGAATTGCAGCATGTCAGTGAAGTTCTTTCAGTGAACAAATATTTGCGTGTTTTGGATCTCAGTGGATGTTCTGTTAAGGAGTTACCTGCTCCCGTTTTTCAGCTGAAACAGCTGAGATACCTCGACGCTTCAACTTTGTCCATTACAGATCTGCCTCCCCAAATTAGTGGCTTTCATAAGCTGCAGACATTGGATCTGTCAGGAACTGAAGTAACAGAGCTACCAGCCTTCATTAGTAACTTAAAGACGCTGAAGTATTTGAATCTCCAAGGTTGCCAGAAACTTCAGCAATTGAATAACCTAGATTTGCTGCATGAGTTACAATATTTAAATTTATCATGCTGCCCTGAAGTTAGAAGGTTTCCTGCATCTCTGGAAAATCTCAGGAAACTTCGTTTCTTGAACCTTTCGGAGTGTTCTAAGCTTCCAACATTGCCTGAAGAACTATTGCAGTCATTCTCTAGCTTTTCTTCCATTGTGGATTTGAACTTAAGTGGTTTTGAGTTCCGAATGCTCCCTGACTTTTTTGGCAACATTTGTTCACTTCAGTTCTTGAATCTGTCAAAATGCTCTAAACTTGAGCTACTACCCCAATCATTTGGTCAGCTTGCATATTTGAAAGGCTTGAACCTTTCATTCTGCTCTGATCTTAAACTCCCAAAATCTTTTGAATACCTTACTTCTCTTCAGTTTCTGAATCTCTCACACTGTCCTAGTGTAGAATATTTGCCATGTTCTTTTCACAGACTTAGTAATCTGGAGTACCTTTATTTATCACAATGTGTTGGACTCAAAGCATTACCCAAGTCACTTTCAAACCACAAAAAACTCCAAATTGAGGTTTTGGGGTGCCAGAATTGTGTAGTGCAGTCCTGTTCTCTAAGCATTGGAAGTTGGCAATCCCATCAATGGTCACAGCAAGTTGAGGAAGTTGGAACAAGTAGTGCTATTTCAGATATCACTCCTGAGGAGCCTGCAAACAGAGACAAGAAAGAAGGAATAAGCGCATCAGACGTTGATGAAGTTGATTATCCACGAAACAATATGAAGCAAAAATTGACATTTGCTTATCATATGGATGAACAGAAAAGTGAAGAACCTGAATTTATTAACAAG CCAAACTCAAATGGAGAGATAGTACAAGTAATCCCTGGACAACAATTCACATCCTCTCCATCTCGTTTTTCTTCCATTGCATCAAGTTCAAGTGCAGTGTTTGTATCTGGCTCCTCATCAGATGTCTCAATAGCCGACCATCCATTGTCCAATGATGAAACAGCAG GTTTACATCCTGAAAAGAAATGCAAGGAACCTCAAGTGCCGGCAGAAGATGGCCGGATTTCGGAACATGATGAAGCATCGTCATCACACATACCGTCACGTCCGCATGAAGCCGCCGCTGCCAAACGAAGCATTGGCAACCATATTACCGACCACAGTGGAGAATATCACTTCAGCGTGCAGTGCAGTGGGCCGAACCCAGGGGTTGTGTGA